The sequence ccaacctcttAACGTTTGCTATCTAAACCTTGACAAACGGACAGTAGTAATGCAATGCTAaaaagagctagctagctaacaatataATGCATTGTTTGCATCTACCTGTTTGTAAATGAAATTGTAAGTGAGTGTGTATTGGATAGGTTGATTGTCATGACACACCATCTCACAGACACTCAAATATTCTATTGTTGGCTCCAGGTGGTAAGAAATTGCACGGTAGGCAGTGATTCATAACTCCAAAGATGAGGACATCTTTACGTTGTAAAAAGCCTTGTTTATGGAGTTTTAAATCAAGGTAGTTAGGTTTGAAACTGTCATTAGCTCCTTAGCTGTCTTCAAAATGTGCTGCATATCATTTTCCCTTTCCAGAGATGACACCGACTAAGAAGACTCCAAGCGTGAAGGTGGAGGTGTCTTGCTATTGTATATTATGTCGCAAGGTCTACCTGAAAAATGTAAGATATATCTTATTATTGGTATAACCATATTTCCCAGAACAGAGCACATTTCAACTGGATTACTTGTACAGTGTTGGACAGTATTTTATAGGCGATAACAAATTATAATTGTCCATACAATATTGGCTACTGTGTCATAGATACTGTGATTTGGTTTAGCGATTCCAGGCTGAAGCCAATTGCATGCTGTTGATTGGCATTTTTCACTATTGCCATGTCTTGAGAGATGTTATTCAAGTTCAGATTTAAAAAATTATTCTCCTAACTATCCTACAGGATGCGCACAAGCACATGCAGAGCATGCTACACCACCGAGAGCTTGAGAATGTGAAGGGCAGGTGAGATTCAATTCCCAACCACACAGGTCTTTTGTGAACTGAATAACCTATCTTAATGAAGACATGTCTGTAAAAATTAGTACCACGTCCCTACAAAAAATTATGCTTTTAAGTGTAAAGACTGACTCTATTACTTGGTAGTGGTTAGTACCACACACCGTCTAATTTCCATTTTTAACCTGCATTATGTTTTAATTGTAATATCAATTGTTCTTCCTGTTGTGAGAACATTTTTCCACTCAGGGCACCATTGTGAATGAAACCTTGGTCTCAATTGGGCTGCCCCGAGTAACTAAAAGTTCATAAATAAATAATCACTATTAGAGAAATAAGCATGACAAGGACTAGAGAAATAAGCATGACCAGGACTAGAGAAATAAGCATGGCCAGGGCTAGAGAAATATGccacccctcctcttccccaggGATTGTAGGCACTGGTGCAAAGTGTGCAAAGTGTCCTCTCAGGGTTTGACTGAGTACGCCGAGCACATCTCCACCCAGTCGCACGGAGACAAGATCAAGAACCCGCCACGGAAGACTAAGCCTATGTATGTGGAACAAGACCTCGACGCAGAGCTGCTCTCCAAAGTCAGGGAAAGGAACAAAGAACTGCATAAGATGGAGTGAGTTCCATGTTTATTACATTCTCTTCATTTTAAACAACAGGAGACCTGAGAGTACTTGGTCAAATATAAATTGTTGTGCCAGTTGAACAAATGATTACAGCTTCCTTGATATAAAGCAGCTACATACACTACATTGTCTTTGTCGTACGCGGTCAGCGTGCGAAGCTGAGCACTGTTTGACTATGCTACTGATATTGCCTGGGGTTGATGCCAAATGACTTGTAGATCAATGACTGTCAACACAATTACTTGCTTAGTTCGACAATGAAGGAGAGGACACAGTTGTCACAAAAGAAGAGGTATTTTTGGAAGGTAAAAATAGAGTAATTTGAGCAACCAAAAAATTATGAACCGGTGATTCGTAATGTTTGAATCGATGTTCTGACCGATGCATGCTACATTTGGATCGCCTTGGGTCCATGCTACATTTGGATCGGTTTGGGCCCTGCGGGCCAACGCACTAATTTCTTACAAATTTGAACCAGGAACCGATGCCTTTTGTTAAATCCCTACTGGCTTCATTTTGAACGTCATTCCGTTTGTCTTCCAACATAGGAAAAAGAAAAAGAGGAAGAAAAAGAAACTAAATCTAAAAATGGAAGCGCAGCAAGACCCGGAAAAGCAGAAAGCTCCCATGCGGAAATGTCCCAAGCAGCCAAAGGGAAAAGCACTGAAATGGATACCGCAAGTAGCTAAACTAAAATTAGCTAAATCGAAAACACCAAAAAAACTTTCCAACGAGAAGAAACCCCAGCAGAAGACATCACAGCCACTCAGTGGTAAGATGGTACAAAACAAGGAGAACCGGCTAGCCTGTAAACTCAAGTCTCTGCcccccagtcagccagccacacCGCAGGGGCAGAGTGGAGCTCAGCCTCCCTGGCCAGAGTTTAGGGGACCCCCAGGTGGAACATGCCacccctatagtcaacaacacaccCAGTCCACATTGTCCCAGCCCCATCAAGTTGGCAGTGATGAAAATCCTCCAATTTCTGGCAGTACTGACATCCAGAGCCTGGGCACTAGTGTCAGAGGAAGGGGCTTCAAAGCTAGCAGGCCCAACACATTTCATAAGAACCTTAGAGGAGCCGGAGTAAATCCTGTGACGCCACCACCAGGCCAGCTGAGGTGGCCTAAAACCAGCCAGTTGGGTTATGAATTCTATGGGCAGGCACCCAAAAAGACCCAGGATATGGACTTCACTAGTGATCACATACCTCCAAAAGGAGCAATCATCTTCAGCCCAGGGGAGATACTCTCTGGTAGTACCACtgcccctgtctctacctccagCTCAGGTCCCTCTGGTCAGGGTGACGGCGACAAGGGTCGGATACGGAGCGTGGACGTCACTGTGATGCTACGTCAGGTCCGGAGAGCCCTGGGGGTGAGGGAGCCCCCAAGAGCCTCTTCCGTCACCCCGACTCTCACCACAACTCGAGGCCATTGCAGGGGGGCAGAGGTCGAGGCCGAGGAGGGCCTACCCAGAAGGACACAGAGGACCAAGCGCGGAGAGGCAGTCACACTTCCCAACTCCAGCTCCCCAGTCAGCCAGTTCAAAAGCTtaccctccaccacctcctccctgcAGTCCTCACAGGTTAGCACTACCAGATCTGTGGCTTCAAGTGAAACTTGGCCTCTCCCTGGCAACCAAGCTAAACGAAGATCAACCCGATACCCCAAGGTAGAGGAAACCAGTAACTCACAACCGACCAAGGAAGGTGAGGGATTGGCTTCAGACACATACGGTCCGGTTAGCAGCCAAACCAATCCTCAGGAAGGTTCAACTGTGCCCCGATTGAGCAACCTTCCACGACCTACCACTCTGAAGAGGGACTTGACCCGACATATCAGCAAACCCGGAGCCCACGAGCCTAACCTGAATGCAGCTCGCCGGATccggaagggagagaaggagaaggagactgGGACAGGGGCAGGGCTCAAACCCACACTGAAGAAGCTGCTCAGTTCCGCGGGGTCACAGAGGAAGGTCAACTGGAGGGAGATGTACCAGGAGGCCAACCGGAAGAAGCAGGAGAAAGTCAAAGGCATGCCCAGGTGAGGGAGGGCAGCACTTAGGACTGGTTTACTAAACCCAGGTTATGTCTTGTCTTGGACAAAAACATACTTTCAATGGATATTCTTCATTTAGAATGGATGGTTTTTAGTCCATGACCAGGAAAGCAATTAGATTATTCTGgacaactgtttttttttttttttaacaatgcCATTTAAGACTAAGATAAGATCAAACCGTCTCTTTTGACTGTTGCTCTGGGAGCATGCATCTGTGTTACTCACTACAATATTATCTAATTGGAAGGTAATGGTTTCATGTTGCAGGTTTGGCATTGAACTGGTGAACCCCCTCTCTGACCCAGAGGGCCTGGCCCTGGACGAAGACGAGGACCTCCCCCTAACAGAGGGCTTCCAATGGGAGTCTGGTTTCCCCAACGGAGCCCCGCCCCCTGCAGccctacccactccctctctcccacaggcAATGCCTGCTAGTGATGTCATCAGAGAGCAACCGTCAGAGGCTCGGACGCTGGGATCGGAGCAGCCTAGCACTGTGCTGCGGGATAGCAGGTCATCCCGAGCCCCTCAGTCTTTATGTGTGAAGACTGAACCAGAGCAGTACAGGGAGGCAGGAGTGGACAGTGAGCAGAGACAGTTGAATACAAAGAGGAAAAAGAAGCGGAAAGTGGTAAGGGGGGGAGTTATTAGACAGTCAGGCTGCTACTTTTCCTGCTTCTTTCAAGTCTATTGATGTTAACAAATGTGCCAGCTAGTGTTCACCCTTCTCTTTTCCTCAGTCTTTGTCTCAGGATAGTGACTTGTTAGACAcctctggtgtggatcagagtgcGAAAAAGCAAAAGATTAAGTCAAACAGCGGTAAGTTGTCACTTAAAATCTGTGGTACCCTCCTTCCTGAAATATGCACATATTGTTACTTCTGTGTCTACATTATAATTGGTTCTACCCCGGGTTACCATAAAGAATGAGCCCGGTATTGTTACTGGACCTATTGTAAAGTGCATGGGTAGTAATTGCATAGCTTTAGATTCTGTCCCTGTAACACCACTGAAATTAATGATTTTTCGTCATAAATTCAGCCAATTTGACGACCGTACATAGCCAAATAAGCCGGTGCACGGGGCTCAGGCACCACCCATGGCCAAATGAGCCGGTGCAGAGGGCTCAGGCACCACCCGTGGCCAAATGAGCCGGTGCACGGGGCTCAGGCACCACCCATGGCCAAATGAGCCGGTGCAGAGGGCTCAGGCACCACCCATGGCCAAATGGGCCACATTGGGAACAAGGTTCTGGGGTTTTCACCGCCAAATTTATTTGTCAGATTTCCCTCTCGGCTCGCTTGTATTGTTGTTACTCGGGTCCATTACCGGTGCCTGGGGTATGGGTAGCCATGACTACAAGCACTGCAAAGTGAGCGGAATTAGATTCATTGAACTATCTTCGCCCATGTGGAGGGTTGATCCACCGTCCCTGCAATAGCAGTTTTGGCtcagctcaaaccaagtttattcaatCCACTTAGTGCTTCAGCTGCAGACACAACATACAAGTCACACAAGCACACATTTATAACTTTCGAGTAGGCGGAGTCATCTCCTTGCATGTCTAAGACGGTCCTTCTCTGTTAGTCAGAAACACAGTAGGCTCCTATTACTGGTATTGTCAGGACCCTCATGGAAGTGTGAGAGAGGACTGTAGTCAGATTGTCTTTAGGCTGGTTCCGCAGCAACTGGCCTGCCTTATTAAGAACCGAAACTAGACTGTTGCCCTTTGCCTCCCTCCTTAGAAACATTTATATTCAATAATAGCATGTTTGAGCAGAATATTAACTTTCTGCTCTTCCCCTTTTTCTCACTAACTTTCCTTACACAAAGTTCCACTTTGCCCTTCCTTGACCCACAACATATACATTTCTTATCTAAAGTAATCGCCAAGTTCTGGTATGTTTaacatgaataagtatatttcaagCTAGAATCCAACGTTTTATAACTTTGCAATAGAGATATGTCAATGTCGGAAAAAATATTTTGCTCCATGTTCCATATCACTGTAACTCATTTCCATAGTCAGTCGGTGGGATCACAATTCTGTGAGTGCATCTCAATAGTCCGAAGTGTCTTTCTTTCCTTGTCTCCCCTCCTTTTCCTGCACTGTGAAAGAACCGGGAAGGGGAAAGACACTCCCCAGTATTGTTGAACCGGGAAGGGGAAAGACACTCCCCAGTATTGTTGAACCGGGAAGGGGAAAGACACTCCCCAGTATTGTTGAACCGGGAAGGGGAAAGACACTCCCCAGTATTGTTGAACCGGGAAGGGGAAAGACACTCCCCAGTATTGTTGAACCGGGAAGGGGAAAGACACTCCCCAGTATTGTTGAACCGGGAAGGGGAAAGACACTCCCCAGTATTGTTGAACCGGGAAGGGGAAAGACACTCCCCAGTATTGTTGAACCGGGAAGGGGAAAGACACTCCCCAGTATTGTTGAACCGGGAAGGGGAAAGACACTCCCCAGTATATTGCTTCGACATGTCCTGTGTTTTCCAGTCTTTGCTGATGAAGGTGATGAGACTGGTAAAGACCCCCACATTAGACTATTGAGATTCACACTTTGTCTGTGTGGTCGTTACATCCAGACTTACTCCATTCCCTGTTATGTAGAGAATGTCCAGGTGGACCAGCTGCTAGCTGTGTCTCTGATGGAGGAGGAGCTGAGCGGTTCCCTACAGAGCCTAGACACCTCCCTGATCCAGGCCCGCAACACCCTGCAGGTCGCCTACACAGAGGTGCAGCGCCTCCTACTAGTCAAACAGCAGGTACTACGTCCGGGATGCTCACTACATCTACCTGGGTTGTGATCAGTGGGGATGAAAGGGAAGGAAACGGATGTTCTACCTGGATTTTTATTAAGATACACATAGGAACGACCCTGAACCCGACCCTGGTATAAAGGATGAATAGATGAAGTGTGGCATCGGTTTCACTTTTGTTGTCTGTGTTGCAGGTTACCACTGAGATTAACGGTCTCCGAGCCAAGCGTATTGAGATCCTGCAGGGGATGCAAGGGGCAGTGGCAGCAGCTACGGTGCCTACCCAACAACCCTCACTCCTTCCTCTGTCCAACCTCCGTATCCCCTCCCCCACGGGGCCCACCTCTGCGGCACCCTTGTCGCCCTATCCCAATCTGACCCCGGCTTACCACTCCACCCCCTCTGCCATACCCATCCTAaaccccaccccctccacctcAGTGAGCCTGCCTGTCAAAAAAGAGCCTGCCACTCTCAACAGCCAGTCTCGCGCCACCCCCTCACGTAGTCCTGTCATTTCCTATCCCTTCGTGAACCCTCGCTCCACCACCCCTGTCCTCGTTCCCTCACCTCTACACATCCCCATACCCGCCAAACCCCCTTCCACCACAGTGACCCTACCTGCAactacaccacctgctgttgCGACACTCGGCCAGCAGAGGGTGGTGGGTAGCTCCACCTCACTGTCTACCAGCACCAAGCAGCTGAGGGGAAGGCAAAAGAAGCAGAGCAAGGAGAAGGCCACCAGGAGGACCAAGTCAAAGCAGGAAGACGTTCAAGACCAGAGTTCAACGGCCAGTTCCACCACCAGTGACTCGGAGGACTGGGAGGATCAAGAGGGGCTCACCCTCACCTCTGTCCACCTCGCACAGGGGCGGAAAGACCCTCTATTGGGGCAGGAGAACGACCGGGGTAAAGGGGGTGACGAAGGAGACAGCGACTGCTACGTCGAGACAGTCACTGTAGAGCGCCAGCCGAGATCCAACATGGACGTCGTCGCCATCGATGACTCTGACGTCGAGGAGGAGCCGGAGGCCATTGTTCCACACACCCCTGCTCCCGCACagctcccctccacccctcctgccCCACctacgtctgtgtgtgtggaggtgaacTCTAGCGGTACACAGACCGTCAGGGTTAAGGAGGACCATAAGGACATcaaactaaaggacaccagctACGGGTTAGTCTCTTTACTGTACATTTACCATAAAGGAGTAAACAATAATAAACAAGGACCTGGGTATCAATAAAAGTAATGGAAGCTAAATTGTTTGGTAATTGCTAGATCAGTGTATCCAGGCGTTATCAGAGTATCAACCCACATTGTTGCATTAGAATCCTTTTTTGAAAGCAATGCCCCCCCCTAATGTGAAATACCTGTGGTTTGTTTCCCCAGCAAAATGAAGTTACCCCCTGTAACTGTGAAAGAGAAACATAGTCCCCCAAGTGAGTTACCTGCTTCATATGTCCACTTCCACCATTTTTTGGGCTGAAATGAAAATGTGTTAATTAGTCATAAATTGGAATGTTAATGCCGCGCAGCCTGAGTGTATTATAGGTCTGTCTGTTTGTAGGCCAGTCTACACGGTGTAAGAGTTTCTGTCTGTTCCATAACTAGTGTTTGTGATATGGCTCCgtttcctggttttgaccctctatctctctcccctcagagTGTGCCGACGTGGCTGATGAGCAGGAGCCGTCTCTGGGGAGCTTCGAGGGCCACACTGGCACTGTCCATGACCTCCAGATCCATGGGGGCTTCCTGTATACATGTTCAGGGGATAACACAGCACGAGCATATTGCCTAGTGGTGCGTATATAACAGGTGTATAGGACAGGGGTCTTACACATTTTCTTGCCCAGGGACCCCCTTGCAGGGAATTAAGACCCCCCCCTGACAACCAGTGACTCAGAGACCCCCGTTATACGTTAGCAAAATTTCACATCTTGTCTTATTATCTCAGGTGATTGATAATGGCACGAAGAAGTAATCAACATTTAAAAATTAATAGATTTGGTAGATTGTTTTTCAATGTTTTGACCTACCCACATTGTAATTGCAGGAAAGTCTGAACTCTAACATGGCTTATTAGCTAGAAAGGTAACTCAAAACACATGTTTGCTAAAACAAAAGGTTTGCCATATGTAGgttcaaagtttggacacctaactcaagggtttttctttatttgtactgttttctacgttgtagaatattGGTgcgacttcaaaactatgaaataacatatggaatcatgcagtaaccaaaaaagtgttaaacaaataaatgtatttgagattcttcaaagtagccaccctttgccttgatgacagctttgaacactcttggcattctctcaaccagcttcacctggaatgcttttccaacagtcttgaaggagttcccacacatgctggctgcttttccttcactctgcggtcccaaaccatctcaaaccaactcaattgggatgaggtcgggtgattggggaggctaggtcatctgatgcagcattccatcattctccttcttgatcaaatagaccttacacagcctggagttgtgttgggtcatgtcctgttgaaaaacaaatgatagaccaactaagtgcaaaccagatgggatggcgtatcactacagaatgctgtggtcgccatgctggttaagtgtgccttaaattctaaataaatcactgacagcgtcaccagcaaagcatcctcaCACCACCTcatccatgctttacggtgggaaccacacacatgctgagattatccgttcacctactttgagtctcacaaagacatggcggttggaaccaaaaatctcaaatttggactcatcagaccaaaggacagatttccaccgattTCCAATGGACATTCTATTGTTCGcgtttcttagcccaagcaagtctcttcttattgatgtcctttagtggtggttACTTTGctgcaattcaaccatgaaggcctgattcccacagtctcctctgaatagttgatgttgagatgtctgttacttgaactctgtgaaacatttatttgggctgcaatttctgaggctggtaactctaatgaacttatcctctgcagcagaggtaactctgggtcttcctttcctgtggtggtcctcatgagagccagtttcatcatagcacttgatggtttttgcgactgcacttgaagaaactttaaaagttcttgaaaagttctggattgattgaccttcatgtcttaacctctctggggtagggggcagtattttgacatccggatgaaaagcgtgcccaaagtaaactgcctgttattcaggcccagaagctaggatatgcatataatgggTAGATTTGGATATagatgatgtctgtgagtataacagaacttacatggcaggtgaaaccccgaggacaaccCCTATTCAGCCACTATTTTCAAtagaccttttggagtgccaacagaagataatcaaaggtaaggcattttttatatcgctatttctgactttcgtgtcgcattTGCCTGGTtgaatttttttttacatggcggggtgctgtcctcagataatcgcatggtgtgctttcgccataaagcctttttgaaatctcacaCAGCAGCTGGAttagttaagctttattttgatctattacacttgtgattttatgaaagttaaatatttataattctgtagtttgaatttcgtgctctgcaatttcaacagatgttggccaggtgggacgctaccgtaggtctatcttctgtataccacctttaccttgtcacagcacaactgattggctcaaactcattaagatggaaagaaattccacaaatgaacttttaacaaggcacacctgttaattgaaatgcattccaggtgacttcctcatgaaactggttgagagaatgctaagagtgtaaaaagctgtcatcaaggcaaagggtggctactttgaagaatctcaaatacatttatttgtttaacacttttttggttactgcatgattccatatgttatttcatagttttgatgtcttctattattctacaatatacatttgatttgactaacAGGCAGGCTTACAATGCTGAGATACTGTATTTTTGTCCCTGGGGTGTTCAGAGCAAAGCGTGCCAAGCTGTGTTTGAGGGCCACACCAACAAGATCAACTGCCTGCTGGTGTCATCTCTGCCCGGCCTGCCAGCACGTCTCTACACCGGCTCCAGTGACCTCACCATCCGCTGCTTCAGCATCAAGGTACCACGCCCCTTTCatcacacagtgccttcagaaagtattcacaccccttgaccttttccacattttgttgtgttacagcctgaatttgaaattGATTAGGTTTAGATATTTTCTGTCGCTGGCCTatccacaataccccataatgatatcacaataccccataatgtcaaagtggaataatctTTTTAGAtacttttttttaaccatttaataaaaaatgaaagctgaaatgttttgactcgcactgtgtgcaataatagtgttttttATTTGACAACATCATCTCCTCACCCATACGCATACAATTATCagtcgaacagtgaatttcaaacaaagattcaaccacaaagaccagggaagttttccaatgactcgcaaagaagggcacctattggtagatgggtagaaCATTTTAAAAGCAGacgttgaatatccctttgagcatggtgaactttttaattacactttgggtggtgtatcaataAACATACagtcgtccttcctaactcagttgccggagaggaaggaaactgctcatgATTTCACCAAGAGGCCATTGGTGACTTTAAAACTTTTAGAGCGTTTAATGGCTGCAATAGGTAgttgactggtcgattgtttggtcgataggctgttggttgaccgagatttctttagtcgagcagtcgcaatgtttattttttatgttgtatataatataatataataataatatatgccatttagcagacgcttttatccaaagcgacttacagtcatgtgtgcatacattctacgtatgggtggtcccgggaatcgaacccactaccctggcgttacaagcgccatgctctaccaactgagctacagaaggaccaccagctacagaaggaccaccacttATACCATGTTGTATAAGACGTCTGATTCGCGcctcctgtctcagtggactagtccattgtggAGGCCACAGGGATGGCATAGTTCATCACTAAGACAGGTTGTACTAAAATTGTATGCGAGTTATATTATGTAAAAAATAATGTTGCCAcacaaatgaaatcaaatgtgcTTTCTCCCGTGTTGGATATGTTCTCTGTCCGCGGTTCTGAAACATGATCTTCAGTGCCCTGAATTGGCACCTTTccctatgttgctatgtgcataatagcaaatGGTTTATTGtacatgtatttaactaggcaagtcagttaacccctctgggatatgtgggacactAGCGTATCCAAAAAAGGCCTTTTAAAATTGTTACGGCAGACTGATATTACTTATTTATTTAGTGTTTACTCTTTTCCAAACAGACAAAGGTATATTGTAATTTAACAGCACCAGTTTGTCACACTTAATATGCACACAACTCTTATAGCCTATAGCCTCCTTGttcttactattattattattattattatgatgatctTTGTAATAAGTCATGCCGTTATCGTTAGAAGgcttagtatagcagccttgtataaccaccatCGAGCTGTAGGTCTCAGAGAGCATCCTGTTTAGTCTTTAATACCGTAACTTACTTAGGCCTATTTCAATATATAGGCTACTGGATCATTTGTTAATTCCATCACACAGCATACGAGACATTCACGTTTTGAAATACAGTTAAGCATTTTTAGTTTAAAAATTCAATAACCAAAGGGAGCGTTGAATAATTAGCCTAAACAAAAGTAAAACTTAATTCACTAATCCATGCACCTGTTTTTAGtctgctgtaataaaggctttatatATTATAAACATGTTTTTATGACTCTCTTGTACACTTagtgtttacactgttccaaattGTCAGAAGAAATAATATTGTAATTTAACAACAACAGCTTGGGACACTACTCACACAACGCCTGTTTCCTATACCCTCCTTATCATTCATCTCCAGTCATTTCCACAACCAAGTCAAATATCTCCCACAGATCTGACTTCCCTTTTTTTTCCCTGAGCAACCAGTTAACATTCTCCCGTTTTCAAGTGTTTTTTTCACGTCCTctgcatccattttgctgtcACATGTTTGTTTTTTGGGTGTTTGTTTATCGATGTGAtaatgatatgctataggtcaggccttattggtcacatgcatgcCATGCGTATTTGTTTCACGTAGAGAGAGCAAGGTTTGagggaatgtttttcctaaacaaattAGGGATTATGGTAACAACTTTTCATTCAGAAACAAGTAAGAAACTAAATGGCTGAAATTGTTGCAGCTTCAGCACAGAGAGCAATTAACACTTGTTGTGGTGCCTTCACTGCAGTAGGAAGGAGAGCGAGACAACGTGCGCCAGTCACACAGGCACTCGCTATAAATTGGTTTTATTCAAACACATACGGTGTCTGTCTATACGCCTGAAGGTATCACCTACCCTctccctactgtatatctctggtcCTCATCTTCCTATACATCACCTCCCTTctccctactgtatatctctggtcCTCATCTTCCTATACATCACCTCCCTTctccctactgtatatctctggtcCTCATCTTCCTATAcatcacctcccctctccctactgtatatctctggtcCTCATCTTCCTATAcatcacctcccctctccctactgtatatctctggtcCTCATCTTCCTATAcatcacctcccctctccctactgtatatctctggtcctcatcttcctcctttcCCTTTTCAGTCAAAGAAGTGCCTTGAGCAGATCTCTCTGTCCGACCGGGTGCTGTGTCTGCACATTCACTGGAACATCCTGTACGTAGGCCTGGCAAATGGATCTGTGGTCAGCTTTGAGGTCAAGGTGAGTGTGTCTAAGCCTGGAGTCCAGGTCCTGAAATCATAAAGCATCTCTAGAGTAGgtgtgctgatctgggatcaggtcccCCTTACCCATATGATTTTATTCTCTCCATTACGATCAAAAAGGCACAACCGATCCTAGATCGGCACTCCTTCTCTGAGACTCTTTGATTGGTCCACTATTCAACATGGTAGTTCCTAGTTATAGCTTGGATCAGAATATGATCCAAACAGTTGTTCTCTTCCTCTt is a genomic window of Oncorhynchus gorbuscha isolate QuinsamMale2020 ecotype Even-year linkage group LG12, OgorEven_v1.0, whole genome shotgun sequence containing:
- the znf106b gene encoding zinc finger protein 106 isoform X4 translates to MTPTKKTPSVKVEVSCYCILCRKVYLKNDAHKHMQSMLHHRELENVKGRDCRHWCKVCKVSSQGLTEYAEHISTQSHGDKIKNPPRKTKPMYVEQDLDAELLSKVRERNKELHKMEFGIELVNPLSDPEGLALDEDEDLPLTEGFQWESGFPNGAPPPAALPTPSLPQAMPASDVIREQPSEARTLGSEQPSTVLRDSRSSRAPQSLCVKTEPEQYREAGVDSEQRQLNTKRKKKRKVSLSQDSDLLDTSGVDQSAKKQKIKSNSENVQVDQLLAVSLMEEELSGSLQSLDTSLIQARNTLQVAYTEVQRLLLVKQQVTTEINGLRAKRIEILQGMQGAVAAATVPTQQPSLLPLSNLRIPSPTGPTSAAPLSPYPNLTPAYHSTPSAIPILNPTPSTSVSLPVKKEPATLNSQSRATPSRSPVISYPFVNPRSTTPVLVPSPLHIPIPAKPPSTTVTLPATTPPAVATLGQQRVVGSSTSLSTSTKQLRGRQKKQSKEKATRRTKSKQEDVQDQSSTASSTTSDSEDWEDQEGLTLTSVHLAQGRKDPLLGQENDRGKGGDEGDSDCYVETVTVERQPRSNMDVVAIDDSDVEEEPEAIVPHTPAPAQLPSTPPAPPTSVCVEVNSSGTQTVRVKEDHKDIKLKDTSYGKMKLPPVTVKEKHSPPKCADVADEQEPSLGSFEGHTGTVHDLQIHGGFLYTCSGDNTARAYCLVSKACQAVFEGHTNKINCLLVSSLPGLPARLYTGSSDLTIRCFSIKSKKCLEQISLSDRVLCLHIHWNILYVGLANGSVVSFEVKTQRQLDVFECHGPRGVSCLGTSQEGARRVLLVGSYDSTISVRDAKSGLLLRSLQGHTKTVLCMKVVNDLVFSGSSDTSVHAHNIHTGELVRIYKGHSHAVTALAILGKVMVTACLDKLVRVYELQSHDRLQVYGGHHDMVMCMAIHKSVIYTGCYDGTVQAVKLNLMQNYRCWWHSCSLIFGMGEHLLQHLLTDHSNRHLQTFRCRWRNCDAAFATQDSSHLDLPSHMQTHVEMDSKLKT